In one window of Agromyces badenianii DNA:
- a CDS encoding helix-turn-helix transcriptional regulator: MKAGSPDLATLGQRIRHFRGERSLTLDQLGEAVGMAGSQLSLIENGKREPKLSTLDALAVALTVDLADLLAREAPSRRAELELELGRAQSSPLYASLGLPAIRPGRGITDESLEAIVGLHHELQRRASEAIATPEEARRANTELRELMRERDNSLPELEQLAEEQVRASGHRSGALTHREVSVMAERLGFQLIYVDDLPDSTRSITDIANGRIYLPPASIPGGHGLRSMALQAVAHRLLGHERPASYAEFLWQRLEINYFAAACLMPREASVAFLQSAKKEKRLAIEDFRDAFGVTHEAAALRFTNLATTHLDMTLHFLRVAGDGALLKGYENDGLPLPTDVTGSIEGQWVCKKWSARTAFLHTNRTTENYQYTDTPAGTFWCATQTGRTDAAEFSISVGVPFSQAKWFRGRETKHRAVSTCPDESCCRRAPSELAERWAGRAWPSARLHAHVLSPLPSGTFPGVDDSSVYQFLEAHAVQ, encoded by the coding sequence GTGAAAGCAGGCTCCCCCGATCTCGCAACTCTCGGCCAGCGCATCCGCCACTTCCGCGGCGAGCGCAGCCTCACCCTCGACCAGCTCGGCGAAGCGGTCGGCATGGCCGGCAGCCAGCTCTCGCTCATCGAGAACGGCAAACGCGAACCGAAGCTCTCGACCCTCGACGCCCTCGCCGTCGCGCTGACCGTCGACCTCGCCGACCTCCTCGCGCGCGAGGCGCCCAGCCGGCGTGCCGAGCTCGAACTCGAGCTCGGCCGAGCGCAGTCGAGCCCGCTCTACGCGAGTCTCGGCCTCCCGGCGATCCGGCCCGGCCGGGGCATCACCGACGAATCGCTGGAGGCCATCGTCGGCCTCCACCACGAGCTCCAGCGGCGAGCGAGTGAAGCCATCGCCACGCCCGAGGAGGCGCGGCGCGCCAACACCGAGCTGCGCGAGCTCATGCGCGAGCGCGACAACTCCCTCCCCGAGCTCGAGCAGCTCGCCGAAGAGCAGGTGCGGGCCTCGGGGCACCGCTCCGGTGCTCTCACCCACCGCGAGGTGAGCGTGATGGCCGAGCGTCTCGGTTTCCAGCTCATCTACGTCGACGACCTGCCCGACTCGACGCGGTCGATCACCGATATCGCCAACGGGCGCATCTACCTGCCGCCGGCGTCGATTCCGGGCGGTCACGGCCTTCGATCGATGGCCCTGCAGGCCGTGGCCCACCGACTGCTCGGCCACGAGCGACCGGCCAGCTACGCGGAGTTCCTCTGGCAGCGGCTCGAGATCAACTACTTCGCCGCTGCGTGCCTGATGCCGCGCGAGGCATCCGTCGCCTTCCTCCAGTCCGCGAAGAAGGAGAAGCGGCTCGCCATCGAGGACTTCCGCGACGCGTTCGGCGTCACCCACGAGGCGGCGGCACTGCGATTCACGAACCTGGCGACGACCCACCTCGACATGACCCTGCATTTCCTGCGGGTCGCGGGCGACGGTGCACTGCTCAAGGGCTACGAGAACGACGGATTGCCGCTGCCCACCGACGTCACCGGATCGATCGAGGGCCAGTGGGTGTGCAAGAAGTGGAGCGCCCGCACGGCCTTCCTGCACACCAACCGCACGACCGAGAACTACCAGTACACCGACACTCCGGCCGGCACCTTCTGGTGCGCGACGCAGACCGGGCGCACGGATGCCGCGGAGTTCTCGATCTCGGTCGGCGTGCCGTTCAGCCAGGCCAAGTGGTTCAGAGGCCGGGAGACGAAGCACCGGGCCGTGTCGACGTGCCCCGACGAGTCGTGCTGCCGGCGGGCGCCCTCGGAGCTCGCCGAGCGCTGGGCAGGACGCGCCTGGCCGAGCGCCCGGCTGCACGCCCACGTGCTGTCGCCCCTGCCGTCGGGCACGTTCCCGGGCGTCGACGACTCCTCGGTGTACCAGTTCCTCGAGGCCCACGCCGTGCAGTGA
- a CDS encoding PadR family transcriptional regulator, translated as MNLDDTTAGHLQELRRGTVVLACLVRLRTPDYGYALLESLNGLGILVDANTLYPLLRRLEKQGLLTSEWNTDEARPRKFYRTSPTGEQLADALMTDWRRIDDALARLTAGDES; from the coding sequence ATGAACCTCGATGACACGACCGCCGGGCACCTGCAGGAGCTCAGACGCGGCACCGTCGTGCTCGCCTGCCTCGTGCGGCTGCGCACGCCCGACTACGGGTACGCCCTGCTCGAGTCGCTGAACGGCCTCGGCATCCTCGTCGATGCGAACACGCTGTATCCGCTGCTGCGACGACTCGAGAAGCAGGGCCTCCTCACGAGCGAGTGGAACACCGACGAGGCCCGCCCCCGCAAGTTCTACCGCACGAGCCCGACCGGCGAGCAACTCGCCGACGCCCTCATGACCGACTGGCGACGCATCGACGACGCGCTCGCCCGACTGACCGCTGGAGACGAATCATGA
- a CDS encoding permease prefix domain 1-containing protein has protein sequence MTTLTDRYVWAAARTLPETQRADFGRELRERIGDSTDALVETGRTRADAERMALVELGDPAALAASYIDRPLQLIGPRYYLAWWRLLKLLYTVVLPIAVAAVAFGQVLGQEPVGQIIGSTVAAAIGIAVHLGFWTTLVFAVLERSPGRDAEIPWTIDMLPEVRDAGRSSRTADLVASLVFLGLFAAFIVWQQFGLPWAAVAEGVPLLNPQLWSFWLPYFLVLIVLEMLFAIAIYAWGWNWWLAGANFVLNVAFTVPALWLFTTGQLMNPDALEAIGWPWDVDSEWVVTTLIVVAVVGIAIWDVIDGVIKTVRGRGGSTLTLGRI, from the coding sequence ATGACCACCCTGACCGACCGGTACGTGTGGGCCGCAGCCCGCACCCTGCCCGAGACGCAGCGCGCCGACTTCGGCCGTGAACTGCGCGAACGCATCGGCGACTCGACCGACGCGCTCGTCGAGACCGGCCGCACGCGCGCCGACGCCGAGCGCATGGCACTCGTCGAGCTCGGCGACCCGGCCGCACTCGCGGCGAGCTACATCGACCGGCCGCTGCAGCTCATCGGGCCCCGCTACTACCTCGCCTGGTGGCGGCTGCTCAAGCTGCTGTACACGGTCGTGCTGCCGATCGCCGTCGCAGCGGTCGCTTTCGGCCAGGTGCTCGGCCAGGAGCCCGTCGGCCAGATCATCGGCAGCACGGTCGCTGCGGCGATCGGGATCGCCGTGCACCTCGGATTCTGGACGACGCTCGTGTTCGCCGTGCTCGAGCGCAGCCCCGGCCGCGACGCCGAGATCCCGTGGACGATCGACATGCTCCCCGAGGTGCGCGACGCCGGTCGCTCGTCTCGCACGGCTGATCTCGTCGCGTCGCTCGTCTTCCTCGGCCTGTTCGCCGCGTTCATCGTGTGGCAGCAGTTCGGGCTCCCCTGGGCCGCGGTCGCCGAGGGCGTGCCGCTCCTGAACCCCCAGCTGTGGAGCTTCTGGCTGCCGTACTTCCTCGTGCTCATCGTGCTCGAGATGCTGTTCGCGATCGCGATCTACGCGTGGGGCTGGAACTGGTGGCTCGCTGGTGCGAACTTCGTGCTCAACGTCGCGTTCACCGTGCCCGCCCTGTGGCTCTTCACGACAGGGCAGCTGATGAACCCCGATGCGCTCGAGGCGATCGGGTGGCCGTGGGACGTCGATTCGGAGTGGGTCGTCACGACGCTCATCGTGGTCGCCGTGGTGGGCATCGCGATCTGGGACGTGATCGACGGCGTCATCAAGACGGTGCGCGGGCGGGGCGGCTCGACGCTCACACTCGGCCGGATCTGA
- a CDS encoding SDR family NAD(P)-dependent oxidoreductase — MELDGASAIVTGGASGLGRATAKALIDGGASVVLVDLPGPRGEEAAAALGDRARFVAADVANEAEVQAAVDAASALAPLRVAVNCAGIVTANRTVGRDGPAPLEAFERTIRVNLIGTFNVTRLAAAAMAATEPVSGGVPGGPATAERGVIVSTASVAAFDGQIGQAAYSASKAAVAGMTLPIARDLSKLLIRVVTIAPGIFETPMMAGMADDVRASLEAQVPHPSRLGHPAEYAALVRSIIANPMLNGETIRLDGAIRMQPR; from the coding sequence ATGGAACTCGACGGCGCATCGGCGATCGTCACCGGCGGGGCCTCCGGCCTCGGTCGCGCGACGGCGAAGGCACTCATCGACGGCGGGGCATCCGTCGTGCTCGTGGACCTGCCCGGCCCGCGCGGCGAGGAGGCCGCGGCCGCGCTCGGCGATCGGGCGCGGTTCGTCGCGGCGGATGTCGCGAACGAGGCGGAGGTGCAGGCCGCCGTCGACGCGGCATCCGCTCTCGCGCCCCTGCGGGTCGCCGTGAACTGCGCCGGCATCGTGACCGCGAACCGCACCGTCGGTCGTGACGGCCCGGCGCCGCTCGAGGCGTTCGAGCGCACGATCCGGGTGAACCTGATCGGCACGTTCAACGTGACCCGACTCGCGGCCGCAGCGATGGCGGCCACCGAACCGGTGAGCGGTGGAGTGCCCGGCGGCCCCGCGACGGCCGAGCGCGGCGTCATCGTGAGCACCGCCTCGGTCGCCGCCTTCGACGGCCAGATCGGCCAGGCCGCCTATTCGGCGTCGAAAGCGGCCGTCGCCGGCATGACCCTGCCGATCGCCCGCGACCTGTCGAAGCTGCTCATCCGCGTCGTCACGATCGCCCCCGGCATCTTCGAGACGCCCATGATGGCCGGCATGGCCGACGACGTGCGGGCATCGCTCGAAGCGCAGGTGCCGCATCCGTCACGGCTCGGTCATCCGGCCGAGTACGCGGCGCTCGTGCGCTCGATCATCGCGAACCCCATGCTGAACGGCGAGACGATCCGCCTCGACGGCGCCATTCGCATGCAGCCGAGGTAG
- a CDS encoding thiolase family protein — protein MSTEAVIVDVVRTPVGRGKPGGLLSDIHPVDLLAGVLDTLVNRNDLDPGLIDDVIGGCVSQIGEQSYNITRNAVLAAGFPEHVPGTTIDRQCGSSQQAATFAAQAVQAGHVDIVIACGVESMSRVRLGSSAAGADPYGARIRTRYPDGLVNQGVSAELIAAKWGFSRAELDEFAARSHALAAAAQESGAFASEVVPVPGVDTLTDETVRPGTSGESLAGLNAAFRTDELAERFPELDWRITPGNSSPLTDGASAALIMSAERAEQLGLTPRARFRAFSVVGSDPLFMLTGVIPATAKVLERAGLGHDDIDAYEVNEAFASVPLAWLRDTGADAAKLNPRGGAIALGHALGSSGTRLLTTLVNQLEATGGRYGLQTMCEGGGMANATIIERI, from the coding sequence ATGAGCACCGAAGCCGTCATCGTCGACGTCGTCCGCACACCCGTCGGGCGCGGCAAGCCGGGAGGCCTCCTCTCGGACATCCACCCCGTCGACCTCCTCGCGGGGGTGCTCGACACGCTCGTGAACCGCAACGATCTCGACCCGGGCCTGATCGACGACGTGATCGGCGGCTGCGTCAGCCAGATCGGCGAGCAGAGCTACAACATCACGCGCAACGCCGTGCTCGCGGCCGGGTTCCCCGAGCACGTGCCGGGCACGACGATCGACCGCCAGTGCGGTTCGAGCCAGCAGGCGGCCACGTTCGCCGCGCAGGCCGTGCAGGCCGGGCACGTCGACATCGTCATCGCCTGCGGCGTCGAGTCGATGAGCCGGGTGCGGCTCGGCTCGAGTGCGGCGGGCGCCGACCCGTACGGCGCGCGCATCCGCACCCGCTACCCCGACGGGCTCGTGAACCAGGGCGTCTCGGCCGAGCTCATCGCCGCGAAGTGGGGCTTCTCCCGGGCCGAGCTCGACGAGTTCGCTGCGCGATCGCACGCGCTCGCCGCGGCGGCGCAGGAGTCGGGCGCCTTCGCGAGCGAGGTCGTGCCCGTGCCCGGCGTCGACACGCTCACCGACGAGACCGTGCGGCCCGGTACCTCGGGCGAGTCGCTCGCGGGGCTGAACGCCGCGTTCCGCACCGACGAACTCGCCGAGCGGTTCCCCGAGCTCGACTGGCGGATCACCCCCGGCAACTCCTCGCCGCTCACCGACGGCGCCTCCGCCGCCCTCATCATGAGCGCCGAGCGCGCCGAGCAGCTCGGCCTCACCCCGCGGGCGCGGTTCCGCGCGTTCTCGGTCGTCGGCAGCGACCCGCTGTTCATGCTGACGGGCGTCATTCCGGCGACCGCGAAGGTGCTCGAACGCGCCGGCCTCGGTCACGACGACATCGACGCATACGAGGTCAACGAGGCGTTCGCGTCGGTGCCGCTCGCGTGGCTGCGAGACACCGGTGCGGATGCCGCGAAGCTGAACCCCCGAGGCGGCGCGATCGCCCTCGGGCACGCACTCGGGTCGAGCGGCACCCGACTGCTCACGACCCTCGTGAACCAGCTCGAGGCGACGGGCGGCCGGTACGGCCTGCAGACGATGTGCGAGGGCGGCGGCATGGCCAACGCCACGATCATCGAACGCATCTGA
- a CDS encoding glyceraldehyde-3-phosphate dehydrogenase, translating into MSYEFDARRTEWIAKEELAERMIPLIGGLYRDHGVVTSIHGRRLINRSPIALLKAHRFARQAGEVELDLADTMRVLEVLREIAPGPASIDVARLVARYADAVGEGDARELADFVRDELTSVIAVEGEPEASGTDVVLYGFGRIGRLLARILIAHAGNGKGLRLRAIVVRKGSDNDLVKRASLLRRDSVHGPFAGTIEVDEEANTILANGTLIQVIYSSDPASIDYTAYGIHDAIVVDNTGRWRDEAGLSQHLQATGVARVLLTAPGKGAIKNIVHGINHDDITPDDRILSAASCTTNAITPVLKAIEDAYGVVRGHVETVHSFTNDQNLIDNFHSGDRRGRSAALNMVITETGAAKAVAKALPSFAGKLTGSAIRVPTPDVSLAILNLQLEQPASKGSLNKYLRQVSLTSPLRQQIDYVESPEVVSTDFVGSNRAGIVDGLATIADGTDAILYVWYDNEYGYSCQVVRVIEAIAGTHPVVLPERQPVALEREVAAAV; encoded by the coding sequence GTGAGCTACGAATTCGACGCCCGCCGCACGGAATGGATCGCCAAAGAGGAACTCGCCGAGCGGATGATCCCGCTCATCGGCGGCCTCTACCGAGACCACGGGGTGGTGACCTCCATCCACGGGCGGCGGCTCATCAACCGCTCGCCGATCGCCCTCTTGAAGGCGCATCGCTTCGCCCGGCAGGCCGGTGAGGTCGAACTCGACCTCGCCGACACGATGCGCGTGCTCGAGGTGCTGCGCGAGATCGCCCCGGGCCCGGCCTCCATCGACGTGGCCCGCCTCGTCGCCCGCTACGCCGACGCCGTCGGCGAAGGCGACGCCCGCGAGCTCGCCGACTTCGTGCGCGACGAGCTGACGTCGGTGATCGCGGTCGAGGGCGAGCCCGAGGCATCCGGCACCGATGTCGTGCTCTACGGCTTCGGCCGCATCGGGCGCCTGCTCGCACGGATCCTCATCGCCCACGCCGGCAACGGCAAGGGGCTGCGCCTGCGCGCGATCGTCGTGCGCAAGGGTTCCGACAACGATCTGGTCAAGCGCGCGAGCCTCCTGCGCCGCGACTCGGTGCACGGCCCCTTCGCCGGCACGATCGAGGTCGACGAAGAGGCGAACACGATCCTCGCGAACGGCACCCTCATCCAGGTGATCTACTCGAGCGACCCGGCGTCGATCGACTACACCGCCTACGGCATCCACGATGCGATCGTGGTCGACAACACCGGCCGTTGGCGCGACGAGGCGGGGCTCTCGCAGCACCTGCAGGCGACCGGCGTGGCCCGGGTGCTGCTCACTGCTCCCGGCAAGGGTGCGATCAAGAACATCGTGCACGGCATCAACCACGACGACATCACGCCCGACGATCGCATTCTCTCCGCAGCCTCGTGCACGACGAACGCGATCACGCCCGTGCTGAAGGCGATCGAAGACGCCTACGGCGTCGTGCGCGGCCACGTCGAGACCGTGCACTCCTTCACGAACGACCAGAACCTCATCGACAACTTCCACTCGGGCGACCGCCGTGGCCGCTCGGCGGCGCTCAACATGGTGATCACCGAGACCGGCGCGGCCAAGGCCGTCGCGAAGGCGCTGCCGTCGTTCGCCGGCAAGCTCACCGGCAGCGCGATCCGCGTTCCGACGCCCGACGTGTCGCTCGCGATCCTGAACCTGCAGCTCGAGCAGCCCGCCTCGAAGGGCTCGTTGAACAAGTACCTGCGACAGGTGTCGCTCACCTCGCCGCTGCGTCAGCAGATCGACTACGTCGAGTCGCCCGAGGTGGTCTCCACCGACTTCGTCGGCTCCAACCGGGCCGGCATCGTCGACGGGCTCGCGACGATCGCCGACGGCACCGACGCGATCCTCTACGTCTGGTACGACAACGAGTACGGCTACTCGTGCCAGGTCGTGCGGGTCATCGAGGCGATCGCCGGCACGCATCCCGTCGTGCTGCCCGAGCGGCAGCCGGTCGCGCTCGAGCGCGAGGTCGCCGCCGCGGTCTGA
- a CDS encoding thiamine pyrophosphate-binding protein, with amino-acid sequence MSSVSAHVAHALSAHLDHVFGVMGNGNAHFLDAVERHPSMSFTAVRHEAGGVVAADAHHRASGRLAAATATYGAGFTNTLTALAEAVQARVPLVLVAGDEPTIGRRPWDVDQIALASAVGARTFTVGRTDVAATTVLAVEHALARRTAAVLAIPYDVAALEAGEPEDAPPLRLPAPLAPAGEFAAHAVAELARALAGARRPFLLAGRGAWLSGASEALGELAAATGAITASTALGRGLFPDARFDLGVAGGFGAPRAMELVREADVAVVFGASLNQFTMRFGELFAPGTRIVQVDVAATATHPHVGDYLRGDAAIVARALVAELAATGAAGSGWRESIAVESLRTQEPGADAAAGGLADDGRLDPRTVAARIAELLPEDRVVVSDGGHFIGWANMYWPVASPDRMIMVGTAFQSIGLGFPSVPGAAVARHESTIVLTTGDGGGLMAMADLESAVRTAGGRGLAVVWNDAAYGAEVNLYGLKGLAEGPMLIPEADFAQAARAFGAEGVVVRELADLEALAEWAARPARERPFLLLDCRISGLVIAPYQREIIRVNS; translated from the coding sequence ATGTCTTCGGTCTCCGCGCACGTCGCGCACGCCCTCTCCGCCCACCTCGACCACGTCTTCGGGGTGATGGGCAACGGCAACGCCCACTTCCTCGACGCCGTCGAGCGCCACCCGTCGATGTCCTTCACCGCCGTGCGGCACGAGGCGGGCGGCGTGGTCGCGGCCGACGCCCACCACCGCGCCTCGGGTCGTCTCGCCGCGGCGACCGCGACCTACGGCGCGGGCTTCACGAACACGCTCACGGCGCTCGCCGAAGCCGTGCAGGCCCGCGTGCCGCTCGTGCTCGTCGCCGGCGACGAGCCGACCATCGGGCGCCGCCCGTGGGACGTCGACCAGATCGCACTCGCGTCCGCAGTGGGCGCCCGCACCTTCACGGTCGGCCGAACGGATGTCGCGGCCACGACCGTGCTCGCCGTCGAGCACGCGCTCGCCCGCCGCACCGCCGCGGTGCTCGCGATCCCGTACGACGTCGCCGCGCTCGAGGCGGGCGAGCCCGAAGACGCTCCCCCGCTGCGCCTGCCGGCTCCGCTCGCCCCGGCGGGCGAGTTCGCGGCGCACGCCGTCGCCGAGCTCGCCCGGGCCCTCGCCGGTGCTCGCCGGCCCTTCCTGCTCGCCGGGCGCGGTGCGTGGCTGTCGGGCGCGAGCGAGGCCCTCGGCGAACTCGCCGCGGCCACGGGTGCGATCACCGCGTCGACGGCGCTCGGCCGCGGCCTCTTCCCCGACGCGCGCTTCGACCTCGGCGTCGCCGGCGGCTTCGGCGCACCTCGCGCGATGGAACTCGTGCGCGAGGCCGACGTCGCCGTCGTGTTCGGCGCATCGCTCAACCAGTTCACGATGCGCTTCGGCGAGCTCTTCGCGCCCGGCACGCGAATCGTGCAGGTCGATGTCGCGGCGACCGCGACGCATCCGCATGTCGGCGACTACCTCAGGGGCGATGCCGCGATCGTCGCTCGGGCGCTCGTCGCCGAGCTCGCGGCGACGGGCGCCGCCGGCTCCGGTTGGCGGGAGTCGATCGCCGTCGAGTCGCTCCGCACCCAGGAGCCTGGCGCCGACGCTGCGGCGGGCGGTCTCGCCGACGACGGGCGGCTCGACCCGCGCACCGTAGCCGCTCGCATCGCCGAACTGCTGCCCGAAGACCGTGTGGTCGTCTCCGACGGCGGTCATTTCATCGGCTGGGCCAACATGTACTGGCCGGTCGCGTCACCCGACCGCATGATCATGGTGGGCACCGCATTCCAATCCATCGGCTTGGGGTTTCCGAGCGTGCCCGGTGCCGCCGTCGCGCGCCACGAGTCGACCATCGTGCTGACGACCGGCGACGGCGGCGGCCTCATGGCGATGGCCGATCTCGAGAGCGCCGTGCGCACCGCCGGCGGCCGCGGACTCGCCGTCGTCTGGAACGACGCGGCGTACGGCGCCGAGGTGAACCTCTACGGGCTGAAGGGGCTCGCCGAGGGGCCCATGCTGATCCCCGAGGCTGACTTCGCGCAGGCGGCGCGCGCCTTCGGTGCCGAGGGGGTCGTGGTTCGCGAGCTCGCCGACCTCGAGGCGCTCGCCGAATGGGCGGCCCGTCCGGCGCGCGAGCGTCCGTTCCTCCTCCTCGACTGCCGGATCTCGGGCCTGGTCATCGCGCCGTACCAGCGGGAGATCATCCGCGTGAACAGCTGA
- a CDS encoding MFS transporter, whose amino-acid sequence MTVTSTPTTTITDARRRELKRVAFATVIGTTIEWYDFFLYASAAGLVFGALFFAPAGAEIATLLAFGTVGVSFLFRPLGAFLAGHFGDRIGRKAMLVVTLILMGSATTLIGVLPTYEQIGVAAPVLLLLLRILQGLSTGGEWGGAVLMAVEHAPDGKRGRYGAFPQIGVPIGLLLASGMLALMTGVVSPGDAFLEWGWRVPFLLSFVLIIVGVIVRRAVDESPVFTEIAEKKESAKTPILTLFRKHWLLVLLAALTFAGNNAAGYMTTGGYLQNYATTPLADGGLVGMERTPVLLAVAGASVVWLICTFAAGNVSDRIGRRNTYIIGWIAFLATVFLLFPLVNTGNPWLLFLGVSLFAIGNGFTYGQQAAYFTELFPASIRYSGVAITYAIGAILGGAFAPMIATWLVQSTGTATSVAFYIGGVMVVAFAATLLLRDRTGIPLGPDFEAEQSKSAIYGVK is encoded by the coding sequence ATGACTGTGACATCCACCCCCACCACGACCATCACCGATGCGAGGCGCCGGGAACTGAAGCGCGTCGCCTTCGCGACCGTCATCGGAACGACGATCGAGTGGTATGACTTCTTCCTGTACGCCAGTGCCGCCGGCCTCGTGTTCGGCGCGCTCTTCTTCGCCCCGGCCGGGGCCGAGATCGCCACGCTTCTCGCATTCGGAACCGTGGGCGTGAGCTTCCTCTTCCGGCCGCTCGGCGCGTTCCTCGCCGGCCACTTCGGCGACCGGATCGGCCGCAAGGCGATGCTCGTCGTCACGCTCATCCTCATGGGATCCGCCACGACGCTCATCGGCGTGCTCCCGACCTACGAGCAGATCGGCGTCGCGGCTCCGGTGCTGCTCCTCCTGCTCCGCATCCTGCAGGGTCTCTCGACCGGCGGCGAGTGGGGTGGCGCCGTGCTCATGGCCGTCGAGCACGCCCCCGACGGCAAGCGCGGGCGATACGGCGCATTCCCGCAGATCGGCGTGCCCATCGGCCTGCTGCTCGCATCGGGCATGCTCGCACTCATGACGGGCGTCGTCTCGCCCGGCGACGCGTTCCTCGAGTGGGGCTGGCGCGTGCCGTTCCTGCTCAGCTTCGTGCTGATCATCGTGGGCGTCATCGTGCGGCGCGCCGTCGACGAGAGCCCCGTGTTCACGGAGATCGCTGAGAAGAAGGAGTCGGCGAAGACCCCGATCCTCACGCTCTTCCGCAAGCACTGGCTGCTCGTGCTGCTCGCCGCGCTCACCTTCGCAGGCAACAACGCCGCCGGGTACATGACGACGGGCGGCTACCTGCAGAACTACGCCACGACGCCGCTCGCCGACGGCGGACTCGTCGGCATGGAGCGCACGCCCGTGCTGCTCGCCGTCGCCGGGGCATCCGTCGTCTGGCTCATCTGCACCTTCGCGGCCGGCAACGTCTCCGACCGCATCGGCCGCCGCAACACCTACATCATCGGCTGGATCGCCTTCCTCGCCACCGTCTTCCTGCTGTTCCCCCTCGTGAACACCGGCAACCCGTGGCTGCTCTTCCTGGGGGTCTCGCTCTTCGCGATCGGCAACGGCTTCACCTACGGCCAGCAAGCGGCGTACTTCACCGAGCTGTTCCCGGCGTCGATCAGGTACTCGGGCGTCGCGATCACCTACGCGATCGGCGCGATCCTCGGCGGCGCGTTCGCACCGATGATCGCGACATGGCTCGTGCAGTCGACGGGCACTGCGACCTCCGTCGCCTTCTACATCGGCGGTGTCATGGTCGTCGCCTTCGCTGCGACCCTGCTCCTGCGCGATCGCACCGGCATCCCGCTCGGGCCCGACTTCGAGGCGGAGCAGTCGAAGAGTGCGATCTACGGCGTGAAGTAG
- the hpaH gene encoding 2-oxo-hept-4-ene-1,7-dioate hydratase, whose translation MLDPSRIAEVADELVAADRERSIVPLLTARHPEMTVDDAYAVQRLWATRRADEGARIVGRKIGLTSKVMQVATGITEPDYGVIFDDMVIESGASVEFDRFSNVRVEVELAFVLAKPLEGPNTTIFDVLDATAYVVPALEILNSHIEMAGRTIVDTISDNAAMGAMVLGGRPVKVDEVDLRWVSALLFRNQAIEESGVAAAVLGHPAMGVAWLANKLAQHGQSLGAGEIILAGSFTRPMWVERGDTVHADYGQLGAVTCRFE comes from the coding sequence TTGCTAGACCCCTCTCGCATCGCCGAGGTCGCCGACGAACTCGTCGCCGCCGACCGCGAACGTTCGATCGTGCCGTTGCTCACCGCCCGGCACCCCGAGATGACCGTCGACGACGCCTACGCCGTGCAGCGCCTCTGGGCGACGCGTCGCGCCGATGAGGGCGCCCGCATCGTCGGGCGCAAGATCGGCCTGACCTCGAAGGTCATGCAGGTCGCCACCGGCATCACGGAGCCCGACTACGGCGTCATCTTCGACGACATGGTCATCGAGTCCGGGGCATCCGTCGAGTTCGACCGATTCTCGAACGTGCGCGTCGAGGTGGAGCTCGCCTTCGTGCTCGCGAAGCCGCTCGAAGGGCCGAACACGACGATCTTCGACGTGCTCGACGCCACCGCCTACGTCGTGCCGGCGCTCGAGATCCTGAACTCGCACATCGAGATGGCCGGCCGCACGATCGTCGACACGATCTCCGACAACGCCGCGATGGGCGCAATGGTCCTCGGTGGTCGCCCCGTGAAGGTCGACGAAGTCGACCTCCGCTGGGTCTCGGCACTGCTCTTCCGCAACCAGGCGATCGAGGAGTCGGGCGTCGCAGCCGCGGTGCTCGGCCACCCCGCGATGGGCGTCGCCTGGCTCGCGAACAAGCTCGCCCAGCACGGCCAGTCGCTCGGCGCCGGCGAGATCATCCTCGCCGGCTCGTTCACCCGGCCGATGTGGGTGGAGCGCGGCGACACGGTGCACGCCGACTACGGACAGCTGGGAGCCGTGACATGCCGCTTCGAATGA